The Flavobacterium jumunjinense genome includes a region encoding these proteins:
- a CDS encoding heat-shock protein Hsp90 → MKKIALISLLSLFVSCKEDVKKEESTTEEIQITETEVKEVPEFTKGIEATHKKAEFLANDVISYDLMVNFGGKEYLAGKFTQTVDGTLIRMERADGEVVLYDGKEVYTNKADANLKGDRFDIFTWPYFITLPYKLNDNGTIWSDFQDLPFYGENVATGKLTFEANIGDAPDDWYYIYKDAQNHLVGAAYIVSFGKGKEAAEKEPHAVKYTTFLETNGIPFATEWTYHMWTLETGFGDEIGKAKVTNIVFSKKNEALFEKPENATLVPLK, encoded by the coding sequence ATGAAAAAAATTGCCCTTATTTCCCTTTTAAGCTTGTTCGTTTCTTGTAAAGAAGACGTTAAAAAAGAAGAATCAACAACCGAAGAAATTCAAATTACTGAAACAGAAGTTAAAGAGGTTCCTGAATTTACAAAAGGAATTGAAGCAACTCACAAAAAAGCAGAATTTTTAGCGAATGACGTTATTAGTTATGACTTAATGGTGAATTTTGGAGGTAAAGAATATCTTGCTGGAAAGTTTACACAAACAGTAGATGGAACTTTAATTAGAATGGAAAGAGCCGATGGGGAAGTTGTGCTTTATGATGGTAAAGAAGTATATACTAACAAAGCAGATGCGAACCTTAAAGGGGATCGTTTTGATATATTTACTTGGCCTTATTTTATTACATTGCCTTATAAATTAAATGACAACGGTACTATTTGGTCTGACTTTCAAGACTTACCTTTTTACGGAGAAAATGTCGCTACTGGAAAGCTAACTTTTGAAGCTAATATTGGTGATGCTCCAGATGATTGGTACTACATCTACAAAGATGCTCAGAATCATTTAGTAGGTGCTGCTTATATTGTTAGTTTTGGAAAAGGAAAAGAAGCTGCTGAAAAAGAACCACATGCTGTAAAATATACTACTTTCTTAGAAACAAATGGAATTCCTTTTGCTACAGAATGGACGTATCATATGTGGACTCTTGAAACTGGTTTTGGAGACGAAATAGGTAAAGCAAAAGTTACTAATATTGTGTTCTCTAAAAAGAATGAAGCGCTTTTTGAAAAACCAGAAAATGCTACTTTAGTCCCTTTAAAGTAA
- the fabD gene encoding ACP S-malonyltransferase has product MKAYVFPGQGAQFSGMGKDLYENSALAKNLFEKANEILGFRITDIMFEGTAEQLKETKVTQPAVFLHSVILAKTLGDDFKPEMVAGHSLGEFSALVTNGTLSFEDGLKLVSQRALAMQKACEIAPSTMAAVLNLDDAIVEDICASIDGVVVAANYNCPGQLVISGEYKAVELACEKMKEAGARRALILPVGGAFHSPMMEPAREELAAAIEATTFSAPICPVYQNVTASAVSDAEEIKKNLIIQLTAPVKWTQSVNQMIADGASSFTEVGPGKVLVGLVGKINKEVATFSA; this is encoded by the coding sequence ATGAAAGCATACGTATTTCCAGGTCAAGGAGCACAATTCTCAGGAATGGGAAAAGATTTATATGAAAACTCAGCATTAGCTAAAAATTTATTTGAAAAAGCGAATGAAATTCTAGGTTTTAGAATTACTGACATTATGTTTGAAGGTACTGCTGAACAATTAAAAGAAACAAAAGTAACCCAACCTGCTGTTTTTTTACATTCGGTAATTTTAGCCAAAACTTTAGGTGACGATTTCAAACCAGAAATGGTTGCGGGTCATTCTTTAGGGGAATTTTCTGCTTTAGTAACAAACGGAACTCTGTCTTTTGAAGATGGATTAAAATTAGTTTCTCAACGTGCATTAGCCATGCAAAAAGCGTGTGAAATTGCTCCTTCAACAATGGCTGCGGTTTTAAACCTTGACGATGCAATTGTAGAAGACATTTGTGCATCTATTGATGGTGTTGTTGTAGCTGCAAACTACAACTGTCCGGGTCAATTAGTCATTTCTGGAGAATATAAAGCGGTAGAATTAGCTTGTGAAAAAATGAAAGAAGCTGGAGCAAGAAGAGCGTTAATATTACCTGTTGGTGGTGCTTTTCACTCTCCAATGATGGAACCAGCTAGAGAAGAACTGGCAGCTGCTATTGAAGCAACAACATTCTCTGCTCCTATTTGCCCTGTGTATCAAAATGTTACTGCAAGTGCCGTTTCTGATGCTGAAGAAATAAAGAAAAATCTAATTATTCAATTAACAGCTCCTGTAAAATGGACACAATCTGTAAACCAAATGATTGCTGATGGCGCTTCTTCTTTTACTGAAGTTGGTCCTGGAAAAGTTTTAGTTGGTTTGGTTGGAAAAATAAACAAAGAAGTAGCAACGTTTTCTGCATAA
- a CDS encoding NADPH-dependent FMN reductase, producing the protein MTKKIIAFGASNSKNSINKQFATYTAHTFKDAAIEILDLNDYEMPIYSVDKESENGIPQLAHDFYNKLGTADLIIVSFAEHNGAYTTAFKNIFDWTSRINAKTFQEKPTLLLATSPGARGGSSVLEIAKGRLPYQGASVEGSFSLPSFNDNFNAEKGIINEALNNQFQEIINTIAL; encoded by the coding sequence ATGACTAAAAAAATTATCGCTTTTGGAGCGTCAAACAGTAAAAACTCGATTAACAAACAATTCGCTACCTATACAGCCCATACATTTAAAGATGCAGCAATTGAAATTCTAGACTTAAACGACTATGAAATGCCTATTTATTCTGTTGATAAAGAAAGTGAAAATGGAATTCCGCAATTGGCACATGATTTTTATAACAAATTAGGAACAGCTGATTTAATAATTGTTTCTTTTGCAGAACATAACGGGGCGTATACAACTGCTTTTAAAAATATTTTCGATTGGACATCTCGAATTAATGCTAAAACATTTCAAGAAAAACCAACACTTCTTTTAGCAACTTCTCCAGGTGCTAGAGGTGGAAGTTCTGTTCTAGAAATAGCAAAAGGAAGATTGCCTTATCAAGGAGCTTCTGTTGAAGGTAGTTTTTCATTACCTAGTTTTAATGATAATTTCAATGCTGAAAAAGGAATTATTAATGAAGCACTAAACAATCAATTCCAAGAAATAATCAACACTATAGCATTGTAA
- a CDS encoding (4Fe-4S)-binding protein has protein sequence MNSKDITKEYTNGEVTIVWQFGKCIHSGNCVRNNPDVFKPKEKPWITLENSTTEKIIATVKKCPSGALTYYLNQ, from the coding sequence ATGAACTCAAAAGACATTACAAAAGAATATACCAATGGTGAAGTAACTATTGTGTGGCAATTTGGAAAGTGCATACATTCTGGTAACTGCGTAAGAAACAATCCTGATGTTTTTAAACCTAAAGAGAAACCGTGGATTACACTTGAAAATTCAACTACAGAAAAAATCATAGCAACAGTCAAAAAATGTCCGTCTGGTGCCTTAACTTATTATTTAAACCAATAA
- a CDS encoding OsmC family protein yields MGNLLENDVRGQIGSQKYLCTISWRNGTFLMDEPEAIEGKDLGPDPYTMLLASLAGCTLSTLRMYIDRKGWDIPVINISLNLHQENDIELTTTITRAIHFPETIDADIKKRLLIIAEKCPVSKILKNNIVINTTL; encoded by the coding sequence ATGGGAAATTTATTAGAAAATGATGTTAGAGGACAAATTGGTTCTCAAAAATATTTATGCACTATTTCATGGAGAAATGGCACATTCCTTATGGACGAACCAGAAGCTATTGAAGGTAAAGACCTTGGTCCTGATCCTTACACGATGCTTTTAGCTTCTTTAGCAGGTTGCACTTTATCTACTTTGCGCATGTATATTGATAGAAAAGGCTGGGACATTCCAGTAATAAACATTTCATTAAATTTGCATCAAGAAAACGATATTGAGTTAACAACAACTATTACTAGAGCTATTCATTTTCCAGAAACAATAGATGCCGATATAAAGAAAAGATTGTTAATTATCGCTGAGAAATGTCCTGTTTCTAAAATTTTGAAAAATAATATCGTAATCAATACAACACTATAA
- a CDS encoding GNAT family N-acetyltransferase — MSTTVKLEVNDKNGFFYIDIDGKTAAKMTFVFAGDEKIIIDHTEVNEEHNGKGFGKIMVEKAVDFAREKNLKIIPLCPFAKHVFDKTPEYKDVL, encoded by the coding sequence ATGAGTACAACAGTAAAACTAGAAGTAAACGATAAAAATGGTTTTTTTTATATTGACATTGACGGAAAAACAGCCGCTAAAATGACTTTTGTATTTGCAGGAGATGAAAAAATCATAATAGATCATACAGAAGTTAATGAGGAACATAACGGAAAAGGGTTTGGCAAAATAATGGTCGAAAAAGCCGTAGATTTTGCTAGAGAGAAAAACCTAAAAATTATTCCACTTTGTCCATTTGCTAAGCATGTTTTTGATAAAACACCTGAATATAAAGACGTTTTATAA
- a CDS encoding pirin family protein encodes MTNTVIHKANTRGNANHGWLNAYHSFSFANWYNPERIQFGVLRVLNDDTIAAGMGFGTHPHDNMEIITIPLEGDLAHKDSMGNAATIKTGDVQVMSAGSGIKHSEFNPNADLQTKLFQIWLFPNKENVTPRYQQITLDKSLQKNNFSQVLSPNEDDEGVWIHQDAWFYMSNFDANFSKKLSLKKEGNGFYIMNIEGEIVVNGETLEKRDAIGIWETTEIEIKANTDAQFLVMEIPMEQ; translated from the coding sequence ATGACAAATACAGTTATACATAAAGCCAATACGAGAGGAAATGCAAATCACGGTTGGCTGAACGCTTATCATAGTTTTAGCTTTGCCAACTGGTATAATCCAGAAAGAATTCAATTTGGTGTTTTACGTGTTTTAAATGACGACACTATTGCTGCTGGAATGGGTTTTGGAACACATCCTCATGATAATATGGAAATTATCACTATTCCTCTAGAGGGTGATTTGGCTCACAAAGACAGTATGGGAAATGCTGCTACTATTAAAACAGGTGATGTGCAGGTAATGAGTGCGGGAAGTGGTATTAAGCACAGCGAATTCAATCCTAATGCAGACTTGCAAACTAAATTGTTTCAAATTTGGTTGTTTCCAAACAAGGAAAATGTAACACCTCGTTATCAGCAGATTACTTTAGACAAATCGTTACAAAAAAATAATTTTTCTCAAGTATTATCTCCGAATGAAGACGATGAAGGTGTTTGGATTCATCAAGATGCTTGGTTTTATATGAGTAACTTTGATGCAAATTTCTCTAAAAAGCTATCGTTAAAGAAAGAAGGGAATGGTTTTTATATTATGAATATTGAAGGTGAAATCGTTGTAAACGGTGAAACTTTAGAAAAGAGAGACGCTATTGGTATTTGGGAAACTACAGAAATTGAAATAAAAGCGAATACTGATGCTCAATTTTTAGTAATGGAAATTCCAATGGAACAATAA
- a CDS encoding SIR2 family protein: MTEKPIIPPELEKAIINNNLVIFIGAGCSMSLGFPSWKQLIEDIVENLNSKYGESSDVNFKNILNALRNNTKSLFEVIDKIENDLDHGMIYKKKSLEFIINKLDGISSKLPLTSEIHSKIWNVSDKIITTNYDKVLEKYLPENINPTIFDNTNVFQTLKSQKNNASFLYKIHGDYQNPDSIIFFKSDYNKIYDNQNSNNDALINHFKEKTLLFIGFSLSDPFINDLFNDIKKIYNGYTINEHYVFSTRNESFIKYDINTIKIDNWNKSLLSYLTAFEKIKADSSKIKSDLIIEKIDKTLTKDDVGNLADLIDQKTKELINSPNDKLLNKEIRDLRVKINHLLFGRIDYLQKVDKPYRQNDLQTIFDTIYSSEKLDTQTIEDIQKIRSNTDIYKWYDRSVIISAISCSLIHFNKPDEKKITLLIDFINDNEEKVWQKAIVSLFLVLNHLGYKWLRFDSIKNKIKSLNQNLRIQDACSKIIKLFSIGLNNVSVINEEIFVNEYFNDNPYNYFLPFHQDENPAFDAVYDNYEGSDIEDYISFLEEVPLPDQIKYFFCGIDKKKKKKKNSEKEENAKMILNHFLKYNSAFYPYSVYVQELIGFYKFFPKHIHEAKLKSQLILTETPLKDYLLNEKEKFSALGNHFMRNENWAQAIVNYKKSVEYGESDLQDLLNLANCYNNNKEYNKEYEIRNKIINKEPKNENNLIGFFDFYLKQKKNFKKALEISETLLSIDKNNAKYYNLKGISCGSLKNNEKAILSFNKAIDLDSNVSGYYKNRAKCFMNLKENEKSIIDWNKAIELDPEEIDNYYSRSHCYYWQEEYLNAIDDLNYVISKEKNDSLNYLERALSFLALSRFEEALKDIEKAKMLNNEKDTIYHAYSNYFRLMKQYDEAFKYIEMALNIKKESAYIGTKATIYATKGDDENFYLYLEEALIAGADSDTIYIDIKNKYKEESRFVKLLEQYNKI; this comes from the coding sequence ATGACTGAAAAACCAATTATTCCACCAGAACTAGAAAAAGCAATTATAAACAATAATCTAGTGATTTTTATTGGAGCAGGATGCTCAATGTCTTTGGGTTTTCCTTCATGGAAACAATTAATTGAAGATATAGTCGAAAATTTGAATTCAAAATATGGTGAATCATCAGATGTAAATTTTAAAAATATTTTAAATGCTTTAAGAAATAACACTAAATCATTATTTGAAGTAATTGATAAAATTGAAAATGATTTAGATCATGGGATGATTTATAAAAAGAAATCTTTGGAATTCATAATTAATAAATTGGATGGTATCAGTAGTAAATTGCCTTTAACTTCAGAAATACATTCAAAAATTTGGAATGTTTCAGATAAAATAATTACTACTAATTATGACAAGGTTTTAGAAAAATATTTACCGGAAAATATTAATCCAACGATATTTGATAATACAAATGTATTTCAAACTCTTAAAAGCCAAAAAAATAATGCTAGCTTTTTATATAAAATTCATGGGGACTATCAAAACCCAGATTCAATAATATTTTTTAAAAGTGATTATAATAAAATATATGATAATCAAAATAGTAATAATGATGCTTTAATTAATCATTTTAAAGAGAAAACTTTACTTTTTATTGGGTTTAGTCTTTCAGATCCTTTTATAAATGATCTTTTTAACGACATTAAGAAAATTTATAATGGTTACACTATTAATGAGCATTATGTGTTTTCAACAAGAAATGAGAGTTTTATTAAATATGATATTAATACTATTAAAATAGATAATTGGAACAAAAGTTTGCTTTCTTACTTGACTGCATTCGAAAAAATAAAGGCAGATTCTTCTAAAATTAAGTCAGATTTGATTATTGAAAAAATAGATAAAACACTAACAAAAGATGATGTAGGAAATCTTGCTGATTTGATTGATCAAAAAACAAAGGAGCTTATAAATAGTCCTAACGATAAATTGTTAAATAAAGAAATTCGAGATTTAAGAGTAAAAATAAATCATTTATTATTTGGACGAATTGATTATCTGCAAAAAGTAGATAAACCTTATAGGCAAAATGATTTGCAAACAATATTTGATACTATTTATTCATCCGAGAAATTAGATACGCAAACTATTGAAGACATTCAAAAAATAAGAAGTAATACAGATATTTATAAATGGTATGACAGAAGTGTTATAATAAGTGCTATTTCTTGCAGTCTAATACATTTTAATAAGCCGGATGAAAAAAAAATAACTTTGCTTATAGATTTTATTAATGATAACGAAGAAAAAGTATGGCAAAAAGCAATTGTGTCTTTGTTTTTGGTTTTAAATCATCTAGGTTATAAGTGGTTAAGATTTGATTCAATAAAAAATAAAATAAAATCTTTAAACCAGAATTTAAGAATACAGGATGCTTGTTCAAAAATCATAAAGCTTTTTAGTATTGGTTTAAACAATGTTTCAGTTATAAATGAAGAGATATTTGTTAATGAGTATTTTAATGATAATCCATATAATTATTTTTTACCGTTTCATCAAGATGAAAATCCTGCCTTTGATGCTGTTTATGATAATTATGAAGGTAGTGATATTGAAGATTATATTTCTTTTTTAGAAGAAGTACCATTGCCTGATCAAATAAAATATTTCTTTTGTGGAATTGATAAAAAAAAGAAAAAAAAGAAAAATTCAGAGAAGGAAGAAAATGCTAAAATGATTTTAAATCATTTTTTAAAATATAACTCTGCTTTTTATCCCTATTCAGTTTATGTTCAAGAGTTAATTGGTTTTTATAAATTTTTTCCTAAACATATACATGAAGCAAAATTAAAATCCCAATTAATATTAACAGAAACACCTCTTAAAGATTATTTGCTAAATGAAAAAGAAAAATTCAGTGCTTTAGGTAATCATTTTATGCGAAATGAAAATTGGGCCCAAGCGATTGTTAATTACAAGAAATCTGTTGAATATGGAGAAAGTGATTTACAAGATTTATTAAATCTTGCAAACTGTTATAATAATAATAAAGAATATAACAAAGAATATGAAATAAGAAATAAAATAATTAATAAAGAGCCAAAAAACGAAAATAATCTTATTGGTTTTTTTGATTTTTATCTTAAGCAAAAGAAGAATTTTAAAAAGGCTTTAGAGATTTCAGAGACATTATTAAGTATAGATAAAAATAATGCAAAATATTATAATCTAAAAGGCATTTCATGCGGTAGCTTAAAAAATAATGAAAAAGCAATATTAAGTTTTAATAAGGCTATAGATTTAGATTCAAATGTTTCAGGTTATTATAAAAATAGGGCAAAATGTTTTATGAATTTAAAAGAAAATGAAAAATCAATTATTGATTGGAATAAAGCTATTGAATTAGATCCTGAAGAAATTGATAATTATTATAGTAGATCACATTGTTATTATTGGCAAGAGGAATATTTAAATGCTATAGATGATTTAAATTATGTAATCTCAAAAGAGAAAAATGATAGCTTAAATTATTTGGAAAGAGCTTTAAGTTTTTTAGCCTTATCTAGGTTTGAAGAAGCGCTGAAAGATATTGAGAAAGCTAAAATGTTAAATAATGAAAAAGATACTATTTACCATGCATATAGTAATTATTTCAGATTAATGAAACAATATGATGAGGCATTTAAATATATTGAAATGGCTCTAAATATTAAAAAAGAGAGTGCATACATTGGTACAAAAGCAACTATTTATGCAACTAAAGGAGACGATGAGAATTTTTATCTTTATCTTGAGGAAGCTCTTATAGCAGGAGCAGACTCAGATACAATATATATTGACATAAAAAACAAATATAAGGAAGAGAGTAGATTTGTTAAATTGTTGGAACAATATAATAAAATATAA
- a CDS encoding Crp/Fnr family transcriptional regulator, whose translation MALILDNIAKIVALTNEEKALFLSKTEVQHHKAKTLLHNAGAICEFSYFVNSGIVRSFNINDNIVEHVLHFACEGWWIGDLYSLLSQKPGNLFIEVLEDAEIVLLSKENQDELYSEIPKLERFFRILTENSLVAHQERLMDNLSLSAEERFEKFCSKYPTLIQKVPQKQIASYIGVTPEFFSKMKARLLKK comes from the coding sequence ATGGCTCTAATTTTAGACAATATCGCTAAGATTGTTGCACTAACTAATGAGGAAAAGGCTTTATTTTTATCTAAAACAGAAGTCCAACATCATAAAGCAAAAACACTACTTCATAATGCTGGAGCAATTTGTGAATTTTCTTATTTTGTTAATTCTGGAATTGTTAGAAGTTTCAATATCAATGATAATATTGTGGAACATGTTTTGCATTTTGCTTGCGAAGGTTGGTGGATTGGAGACTTATATAGTTTACTTTCTCAAAAACCGGGTAATTTATTCATCGAAGTTTTAGAAGATGCAGAAATTGTTTTGCTTTCTAAAGAGAACCAAGATGAATTATATTCTGAAATACCCAAATTGGAACGTTTTTTCAGAATTCTTACCGAAAACTCATTAGTAGCCCATCAAGAACGTTTAATGGATAATTTAAGTCTATCGGCAGAAGAGCGTTTTGAGAAGTTCTGCTCTAAATACCCTACGCTAATACAGAAAGTTCCTCAAAAACAAATTGCTTCCTATATTGGTGTTACTCCTGAATTTTTTAGTAAAATGAAAGCGCGTTTGCTTAAAAAGTAA
- a CDS encoding DUF6370 family protein — translation MKTTLTLLLLLTLNFITAQEKEPAKQKKQTVEASCGQCQFGMKEKSGCDLAVRIDGKAYFVEGSSIDDHGDAHAHDGFCQAIRQADVIGEVKNGKFVATYFKVRPKKKK, via the coding sequence ATGAAAACTACACTTACACTTCTATTACTACTTACTTTAAATTTTATTACAGCTCAGGAAAAAGAACCTGCAAAACAAAAAAAACAAACCGTTGAAGCGTCTTGTGGTCAATGTCAGTTTGGAATGAAAGAAAAAAGTGGTTGCGATTTAGCTGTTAGAATAGATGGCAAAGCGTACTTTGTTGAAGGTAGTTCTATAGACGATCATGGTGATGCACATGCTCATGATGGTTTTTGCCAAGCTATTCGACAAGCCGATGTTATTGGCGAGGTGAAAAATGGTAAGTTTGTTGCTACTTATTTTAAAGTGAGACCCAAAAAGAAAAAATAA
- a CDS encoding DUF7619 domain-containing protein gives MKKTILILFLLFQITAFSQAFDLFNCDGITVFDLTANETQLIGTQNPNDIVISYHESLAEAQNNTNTISTPTSYTAISSTETKYARVENVVTSNVSVESFQIYVIETIVIASSIISNDCIDGANVVIILSGGNPDLPFSYTINSGPNMNIVGNPAEITLTGVNQPNIQIGVFLGTCSKTETIIIPPLIPINTSLSIDQPFCNGDVAAITVTATGGSAPYQYSMDGGASFQTSNVFTSIPPGMYTIFVMDSNGCTDSQSIVIESPLPITANLVASGNTIAVNNVTGGTPPYQYSISSNPTVTSSNNVFTNLSSGNYCVQVFDSYGCFFETCITIEVVLDLQINGAYVDYNNDGFVNIGDIINYDFTVINNETLDATNITLDSFGLSSNGGTITTLNGGASDTSTFLASYVLTQNDINNGSVANNFQVNGTYDGNPTATLVTNTTNLSISDGIKLNAFLDTNGNNIQDNGEQNINIGSFEYQINNGNTVSIVSSTGMHYLYESNPVNTYNLSYVINSANATQYTLSQNNYANVTVVANSGITTYNFPLTIIPYVDLQVYLNQNGALPRPGFPYTNRITYRNLGNQTISGTVTFTNDNVITVTAISEASAVTTANGFTYDFTNLLPNETHYIYVTMQTPTIPTVALGDVLTNAVAITIPSGDVNVNNNEAALSQIIVGSYDPNDKTEVHGGKIVHADFSTDDYLTYTIQFENTGTANAVTVKVDDVLDAMLDASTLKMVDASHNYVLERDGNNLSWKFNGIDLPPSVANTNTGKGYIVFQIKPTAGYAIGDIIPNTANIYFDFNPAIITNTYTTEFIAPLSNQSFEANSFVVYPNPAKEEVFISIRKNTSNIESLSVTDILGKSILDSKVNSTSTRLDVSHFQKGIYFLKIKANGSESIVKIMKQ, from the coding sequence ATGAAAAAAACAATACTCATTTTATTTTTATTATTTCAAATTACAGCTTTTTCACAAGCATTCGATTTGTTTAACTGTGACGGAATCACCGTATTTGATTTAACAGCTAATGAAACACAATTAATTGGGACTCAAAACCCAAACGACATTGTAATTAGTTATCATGAATCATTAGCAGAAGCTCAAAATAATACAAACACAATAAGCACACCTACTAGCTATACGGCAATTTCAAGTACGGAAACAAAATACGCAAGAGTTGAAAATGTTGTAACGAGTAATGTTTCTGTCGAGAGTTTTCAAATATATGTTATTGAGACAATTGTAATAGCATCATCAATTATTTCAAATGATTGTATAGATGGAGCAAATGTTGTGATAATACTTTCTGGAGGAAATCCTGATTTACCGTTTAGTTATACGATAAATAGTGGTCCAAATATGAATATTGTTGGTAATCCAGCAGAAATAACTTTAACCGGAGTTAATCAGCCAAATATACAAATAGGAGTTTTTCTAGGAACATGTAGTAAAACGGAAACGATAATCATACCACCATTAATTCCTATAAATACAAGTTTATCCATTGATCAACCATTTTGCAATGGTGATGTTGCTGCAATTACAGTAACGGCAACAGGAGGAAGTGCTCCTTATCAATATTCAATGGATGGAGGGGCATCTTTTCAAACGAGTAATGTTTTTACTAGTATACCGCCTGGAATGTACACTATTTTTGTTATGGATTCAAATGGGTGTACAGATTCGCAATCAATAGTTATAGAATCGCCATTACCTATTACAGCTAATCTTGTTGCAAGTGGTAATACAATAGCAGTTAATAATGTAACAGGTGGAACACCTCCGTATCAATATTCAATTAGTTCTAATCCTACAGTGACTTCATCAAACAATGTCTTCACAAATTTATCTTCTGGGAATTATTGTGTTCAAGTGTTTGATAGTTATGGTTGTTTTTTTGAAACTTGTATAACTATAGAGGTTGTTCTCGATTTACAAATTAATGGTGCTTATGTAGACTACAATAACGATGGCTTTGTTAATATTGGAGATATTATCAATTACGATTTTACAGTTATCAATAATGAGACGCTTGATGCTACAAATATTACGCTTGATTCTTTTGGGTTGTCTAGTAATGGTGGAACAATTACTACATTAAATGGAGGCGCTTCAGACACATCTACTTTTTTAGCAAGCTATGTATTAACTCAAAATGATATTAATAATGGTTCGGTTGCTAATAATTTTCAAGTAAACGGAACCTACGATGGAAACCCAACGGCTACTTTAGTAACAAATACAACAAACCTTTCCATAAGTGATGGTATTAAATTAAATGCTTTTCTTGATACTAATGGAAATAATATTCAAGATAATGGCGAACAAAATATAAATATTGGTTCGTTTGAATACCAAATTAACAATGGAAATACAGTTTCTATTGTTTCTTCAACAGGAATGCATTATCTGTATGAAAGCAATCCAGTAAATACTTATAATTTAAGTTATGTAATTAATTCGGCTAATGCTACGCAATATACCTTGTCTCAAAATAATTATGCAAATGTAACGGTTGTTGCAAATTCTGGAATTACAACCTATAATTTCCCACTAACGATTATTCCTTATGTAGATCTACAAGTCTATCTTAATCAAAATGGAGCACTACCAAGACCAGGTTTCCCTTACACAAATAGAATTACTTATAGAAATTTAGGGAATCAAACTATTTCTGGTACTGTAACATTTACAAACGATAATGTGATTACTGTTACTGCCATTTCTGAAGCTAGTGCTGTAACTACAGCCAATGGATTTACCTATGACTTTACCAATTTGTTACCGAATGAAACACATTATATTTATGTAACAATGCAAACGCCTACGATTCCTACAGTTGCTTTAGGTGATGTGTTAACCAATGCTGTTGCTATAACAATTCCATCTGGAGATGTGAACGTCAATAACAATGAAGCAGCTTTGTCTCAAATTATTGTAGGTTCCTATGATCCAAATGATAAAACAGAAGTACATGGTGGAAAAATTGTACATGCTGATTTTTCAACAGATGACTATTTAACCTATACCATTCAATTTGAAAATACAGGAACTGCCAATGCGGTTACCGTTAAAGTAGATGATGTTTTAGACGCAATGCTCGATGCTTCTACTTTAAAAATGGTAGATGCAAGTCATAATTATGTTTTAGAGCGTGATGGGAATAATCTAAGCTGGAAATTCAATGGAATCGATTTGCCTCCTTCTGTAGCAAATACAAATACAGGTAAAGGTTATATTGTTTTTCAAATTAAACCAACTGCTGGTTATGCCATTGGAGATATTATTCCAAATACAGCGAATATTTATTTCGATTTTAATCCTGCAATTATAACAAATACCTATACAACTGAGTTTATAGCTCCTTTAAGTAATCAAAGTTTTGAAGCAAACAGTTTTGTAGTATATCCAAATCCTGCTAAAGAGGAAGTTTTTATTTCGATTAGAAAGAATACTTCAAATATAGAATCATTAAGCGTGACAGATATTTTAGGAAAGAGTATTTTAGATAGTAAGGTAAACTCAACATCAACAAGATTAGATGTTTCCCATTTTCAAAAAGGAATCTATTTCTTGAAAATAAAAGCAAACGGAAGCGAGAGTATTGTTAAAATAATGAAACAATAA